TCCAACGTTCCTCGTCGTGCTACCGTTGGCTGCGTCGTTGTAGAGCTGGCCAGGCATCAGCCCGCCGACGCCGAACCCGACCACCCCGTCGTACGTGCCGTAGGCTCTCGTCGGCCCGAACGGGCCCGCGGTACAAGGAAGGCGGTCGAGCCCGGCCATGGTGGACGCGAGGCCCGGGTGGCCAGGGGTGAAGCTCACGCCGTAGCCACTCGACGTCGTCGCGCCCATCTGGGCCGCCTTCTGCAGCAGCGCCGTGGCGGACATGCTCGCCAGGCCGTTGTTTCCCGGGGAGTAGCAGCCGCCGATTGCGGCGGGGTCGCTCGGCCCTGCCTGCAGGCCCAGCATGCTGAGCCTGCTGCTCGGGCTGAAGGCGGTCGGGGTAGCGCCGAGGCTGGAGAGCATGCAGCCCAGCGGGTTGTCGGCGGCGGCTGCGTCGGCGTCGTAGTCGGAGAACATCTTCAGGTGCGGGCTCTTGATGTCCGGCTCGTAAGCGGACGCCTCGTCGGCGTCCATGTCCAGGTCGTCGGCGTGGGTGGACGGCAGCATGAGGTTGTGGTGGTGGTGAGCGTGCTGCTGGCCCTGGAGCGCCGAGGCCACCGTGGCCATGTTCATGGCCGGCTGCGCCAGCTTGCTGTTCTCCTGCGCCAGCGCGTCGCAGAAGGCCCGGTGCGTCACGAAGCTGTCCCTCCTGCATGACGTCACAAAGTTCGATGATACATCGCCGGAGCGGGCCGACGCATGCGGCggacggcgacggaggaagccggaCGGACCTGGAGAAGAGGGTGCCGCAGTCGCAGCGGTACTCGCGGGTGCCGCAGACCTTGGCGTGGGCCTTCCAGTCGGAGTGCACGGCGTAGCGCTTGGCGCAGCGGTCGCACTTCCACTTCTTCTCGCCGTGCTTGCGGCAGAAGTGCTTCTTGATGCCGGTGAGGTCGCCCAGCGCGCGCCGGGGGTCGTGGTGCACGCACGCCGGCTCCGGGCACACGTAGGCCCGCTTCCGCGGCGCCGCCCCGCCCTCGGCGCCGCGCTGCCGCAGCTTCCACGGCAGGTTGTGGCCGCGCCGGTGCAGCTGCA
The nucleotide sequence above comes from Triticum aestivum cultivar Chinese Spring unplaced genomic scaffold, IWGSC CS RefSeq v2.1 scaffold37620, whole genome shotgun sequence. Encoded proteins:
- the LOC123176483 gene encoding zinc finger protein GAI-ASSOCIATED FACTOR 1, with amino-acid sequence MATNRFVCEICHKGFQRDQNLQLHRRGHNLPWKLRQRGAEGGAAPRKRAYVCPEPACVHHDPRRALGDLTGIKKHFCRKHGEKKWKCDRCAKRYAVHSDWKAHAKVCGTREYRCDCGTLFSRRDSFVTHRAFCDALAQENSKLAQPAMNMATVASALQGQQHAHHHHNLMLPSTHADDLDMDADEASAYEPDIKSPHLKMFSDYDADAAAADNPLGCMLSSLGATPTAFSPSSRLSMLGLQAGPSDPAAIGGCYSPGNNGLASMSATALLQKAAQMGATTSSGYGVSFTPGHPGLASTMAGLDRLPCTAGPFGPTRAYGTYDGVVGFGVGGLMPGQLYNDAANGSTTRNVGPAASGADNPMDDERRRGADNGVRVVDYMGVEHQRTSYGSVSSASPFPDHTGPWA